The genomic window GTCCATCCCCTTGCCCTGCACCTCTCTGGGCAGGTTCACATTCTTCAGAACGGTGCGCCACGGCAACAGTCGGTAATCCTGAAACACAAAAGCGGGCTGCGAAGACACCTTCAGGGTGCCTGCTCTGGGCTTCAAGAGGCCAGCAATCACCCTCAGGAGGGTGCTTTTCCCCCCTCCACTGGCCCCAATGATCGCGATGAATTCTCCAGATTCGATGCTCAGGTTCACATCCCTGAGCACCTGCCGTCCATTGAGTTCGATGGCGATCTGGTTCAGCTCAATGGAAAGGGTCATGGTTAGCAGTGTATGAGAGTGGAGAGGTGGGGTCTAGGGGCAAATCACATTTGGCAAATTCAGCCGAGGGCACAGGGCCAAGAGCCGAGGGCTTCAAGGCTTTGACTGTATGCCCAAAATCAATAGGTTGACTGGTTTTTCTGCCTGCTGCGCATGCTCAGGCTTGTTTCGCTCTCGGCCCTGTGCCCTCGGCCCTCGGCTTCCCGAGCGTGTTCACAATCACCACCCCAATCAAGGCAATCGCTCCGCCAATCAGGGTCACTTGATTGGGCACCTCATGCACCCAGAAGTAAGAAATGATGATGGCCAGCACAGGAGAAACATACAGAAAGCTGGTGGTGATGCTGGCCGGAACCCGGCTCAGGGCGAAGGTCCAGGTCAGGTAAGCCAGAGCCGCCGGAAAAATCCCGATGTAAACCACAGCCCAGTTGGCACTGGCAGGGGCTGCCCGAATTTCCTCGGGCAAGCCGGGCAGGGAGACCAGCATCGGCAGGGTTCCGAACACCAGAGACCAAACGGTGAACTGTCTGGGAGGGTATTTTTTCAACAGAGGTTTCTGCAGCACAAAGTACAACGAGGTCACGAACGCTGAAAGCAAAATCAGCAATGCCCCCTGTGTGAAGCTCAGGTCTCCACCTTTGCCCAGCACTATCAGGGTCACCCCAGAGATGCTCACAAAAATGCCCAGCCAGCCCAGCCAGTTCAGCCTTTCCCCCAGCCACAAGGTCGCCATGAGTGCAGTGAACACCGGCCCTGCTGCAATGATCAGGCTGGCCACCCCTGCAGGCACCGTGATTTCACCAAAATTGAGCGCGTAATGGTAAATGGTGATCCCCAGCAAAGACACCCCAAAAATGCGGGGCACATCTTTCCACTCTGGAAACGGAATTTTGTTGATGGCTGCGTAAATCAGCAGCACAACGCTGGCGACCAGAAAGCGGTACACCGTCAGGTGCTCGGGAGAAAAGTGCTCCAGCCCGGCCTTGATTCCAGCAAAAGACGAAGCCCAGAAGAGGATGGTGACCAGAATGGCTGTCAGGCTGAGGGGATCCATACAGGCATCATAACCCCCTTCCGCAAAGGGGTTCTCAGCGAAATGGCCCAGCATTTGGGGTCAGGTGTTATCGAGAAAAGGGGAGGAAGGGATAACGTTATCGGCAGAAGGCAGATGTAGGGGCGAGGCGTGCCTCGCCCTGCGTTGCAAAAGCCAAAGCCCTGTAGAAGCTTTGGCTTCAGCCTTCTGCGGCTGTGCCACAGCACAGCCCTCCAAATGCGTACAAATGACGTGAAATCCCAACATTCAGGGCGTAGCATGAAAACCATGAATCTGGAGTACGTACAGAGAATCCTCGGGAGCCGTGTGTACGATGTGGCCAGAGAGACTGCATTGGACCATGCCCGCAGCCTTTCGGAGCGCCTCGGGAACACGGTTTACTTCAAGCGCGAAGACACCCAGCCGGTCCATTCCTTCAAACTCAGGGGGGCGTACAACAAGATGGCCATGCTCACCGATGAGGAGCGGGCCAGAGGGGTGATTTGTGCCTCTGCGGGGAACCACGCGCAGGGGGTGGCATTCAGTGCCCAGAAGATGGGCATTCGGGCGGTCATCGTGATGCCAGCCACGACTCCAGACATCAAAGTGAAAGCCGTGCGGGGTTACGGTGCAGAGGTGGTGCTGTTCGGTGACAGTTACTCCGACGCCGAAGCCCATGCTTACCAGTTGCAGGCAGAGCAGGGCTTCACGTTTGTGCACCCTTACGATGACCCTTACGTGATTGCAGGTCAGGGAACGGTGGGCCTGGAGATCTTGCAGCAGTGCCGTGCCCAGAGTTACACGGTGTTCGTGCCGATTGGCGGAGGCGGACTCGCTGCCGGAATCGCTGTATTGCTCAAAAGCGTGAATCCCAACATCAAAATCGTGGCTGTCGAACCCGAGGACTCGGACGCCATGACCCGCAGTGTGGAAGCTGGAGAACGGGTTACCCTGTCTCAGGTGGGCATTTTTGTGGATGGGGTCGCTGTGAAGCGGGTTGGAGAGCACACCTTCAATCTGGTGCGCCAGTACGTGGATGAGTACGTTCGGGTGTCCACCGACGAGGTGTGCGCTGCCATCAAAGACATCTTTGATGACACCCGTGCCGTGCAGGAACCCGCAGGGGCTCTGGCCACCGCAGGCATGACCCGTTACGTGCGCGAGAAGGGCATTCAGGGGGAAACGCTGGTGGCCCTGACTTGCGGGGCAAACATCAACTTCAACCGCCTGCGCCATGTGGCCGAACGGGCCAA from Deinococcus misasensis DSM 22328 includes these protein-coding regions:
- a CDS encoding DMT family transporter; protein product: MDPLSLTAILVTILFWASSFAGIKAGLEHFSPEHLTVYRFLVASVVLLIYAAINKIPFPEWKDVPRIFGVSLLGITIYHYALNFGEITVPAGVASLIIAAGPVFTALMATLWLGERLNWLGWLGIFVSISGVTLIVLGKGGDLSFTQGALLILLSAFVTSLYFVLQKPLLKKYPPRQFTVWSLVFGTLPMLVSLPGLPEEIRAAPASANWAVVYIGIFPAALAYLTWTFALSRVPASITTSFLYVSPVLAIIISYFWVHEVPNQVTLIGGAIALIGVVIVNTLGKPRAEGTGPRAKQA
- the ilvA gene encoding threonine ammonia-lyase, biosynthetic → MRTNDVKSQHSGRSMKTMNLEYVQRILGSRVYDVARETALDHARSLSERLGNTVYFKREDTQPVHSFKLRGAYNKMAMLTDEERARGVICASAGNHAQGVAFSAQKMGIRAVIVMPATTPDIKVKAVRGYGAEVVLFGDSYSDAEAHAYQLQAEQGFTFVHPYDDPYVIAGQGTVGLEILQQCRAQSYTVFVPIGGGGLAAGIAVLLKSVNPNIKIVAVEPEDSDAMTRSVEAGERVTLSQVGIFVDGVAVKRVGEHTFNLVRQYVDEYVRVSTDEVCAAIKDIFDDTRAVQEPAGALATAGMTRYVREKGIQGETLVALTCGANINFNRLRHVAERANVGEQKEAIIAVTIPERPGAFKGFIQALGKRNITEFNYRYAPSSQAHIFVGVQMENPRDRRQILEDLSGLGYAVTDLSQDELAVVHVRHMVGGRAPEAENERIYSFVFPERPGALSDFLNAMQATWNISLFHYRNHGSSHGRVLCGIQVPEEDMHAFQTFLDRLGYEYQCQEENPAYKLFLR